One window from the genome of Vicinamibacteria bacterium encodes:
- a CDS encoding carbon-nitrogen hydrolase family protein — MTPTSGNGRILAAAVQMTSTADAERNLAAAEGLVEEAASRGAALVGLPENFAYLRAEGQPVPEAQALDGPWVGRMSNLARRLRITLLLGSIPEKVSGDSRVRNTSLLLGPDGRTLAVYRKIHLFDIDLPGMEHLKESRSVVPGDEVVLAEAPFGPMGLSICYDLRFPELYRELTRRGARVLAVPSAFTERTGKAHWEVLLRARAIENLAYVLAPAQVGTHGPGRASHGQAMIVDPWGAVLAQAPEGEGVALAELDFPRQDRIRRELPALDHARLR, encoded by the coding sequence ATGACGCCAACCAGCGGGAACGGTCGTATCCTCGCCGCCGCCGTGCAAATGACGTCCACCGCGGACGCGGAGCGGAACCTGGCTGCGGCGGAAGGGCTGGTCGAGGAGGCCGCTTCCCGCGGCGCCGCCCTCGTTGGCCTGCCCGAGAACTTCGCTTACCTGCGCGCGGAGGGCCAGCCGGTGCCGGAAGCCCAGGCGCTCGACGGGCCTTGGGTGGGCCGCATGTCCAACCTAGCCCGCCGCCTGAGAATCACCCTCCTGCTCGGGAGCATCCCGGAGAAGGTGTCCGGCGACTCGCGCGTCCGCAACACATCCCTTCTCCTGGGTCCGGACGGCCGCACCCTGGCCGTCTACCGCAAGATACACCTTTTCGACATCGACTTGCCGGGGATGGAGCACCTCAAGGAGTCGCGTTCCGTCGTGCCCGGCGACGAAGTGGTCCTCGCCGAGGCGCCCTTCGGACCGATGGGCCTCTCGATCTGCTACGACCTGCGCTTCCCCGAGCTCTACCGCGAGCTGACCCGCCGGGGGGCCCGCGTCCTGGCCGTCCCCTCCGCCTTCACGGAGCGAACGGGCAAGGCCCACTGGGAAGTGCTGCTGCGCGCCCGGGCGATCGAGAACCTCGCCTACGTGCTGGCCCCGGCCCAAGTCGGCACCCACGGGCCGGGTCGGGCCTCTCACGGACAGGCCATGATCGTCGACCCTTGGGGCGCGGTCCTGGCCCAGGCGCCCGAGGGGGAAGGCGTGGCTCTGGCCGAGCTCGACTTCCCGCGCCAGGACCGGATCCGCCGCGAGCTTCCGGCCTTGGACCACGCCCGTCTACGCTGA
- the nth gene encoding endonuclease III gives MRAPGKSRTARRGVSRRLGSVRPRPRKPRPTTGFATRILDILEKAHPEATCALSYANPFQLAVATILSAQCTDERVNMVTPRLFARFPTPAALAAAPSAELEDIIRSTGFFRAKARSLVGFAQGLVARHGGAVPPSMDALVQLPGIGRKTANVVLGHAFGVNEGIAVDTHVLRVANRLGLVADDDPVAVEAQLMKLIPRERWTRTTDLIIFHGRKVCDARRPACGACPLFGLCRWESRQAWAASEGPPRAAGRSPRRAR, from the coding sequence ATGAGGGCCCCCGGGAAGAGCCGGACCGCGCGCAGGGGCGTGTCGCGCCGCCTCGGCTCGGTCAGACCCCGGCCGCGCAAGCCACGCCCGACCACGGGCTTCGCGACGCGGATCCTCGACATCCTGGAGAAGGCCCACCCGGAGGCCACCTGCGCCCTGTCCTACGCCAACCCCTTCCAGCTCGCGGTGGCCACCATCCTTTCCGCCCAGTGCACCGACGAGCGCGTGAACATGGTCACCCCCCGCCTGTTCGCTCGCTTCCCCACCCCCGCCGCCCTCGCCGCTGCCCCTTCCGCGGAGCTCGAAGACATCATCCGCTCGACCGGCTTCTTCCGCGCCAAGGCGCGCAGCCTGGTCGGCTTTGCCCAGGGACTCGTGGCGCGTCACGGCGGTGCGGTTCCCCCGAGCATGGACGCGCTCGTCCAGTTGCCCGGCATCGGCCGCAAGACCGCCAACGTCGTCCTCGGACATGCCTTCGGCGTCAACGAGGGGATCGCGGTGGACACCCACGTGCTCCGGGTGGCGAATCGCTTAGGCCTCGTGGCCGACGACGACCCGGTGGCGGTCGAGGCCCAGCTCATGAAGCTGATCCCCCGCGAACGCTGGACCCGCACCACCGACCTCATCATCTTCCACGGCCGCAAGGTGTGCGATGCTCGGCGGCCGGCCTGCGGGGCTTGCCCGCTCTTTGGCCTCTGCCGTTGGGAGAGCCGTCAGGCCTGGGCCGCGAGCGAGGGGCCTCCGCGGGCCGCGGGCCGGAGCCCAAGGAGGGCGCGATGA
- a CDS encoding DUF3467 domain-containing protein — translation MENEKKSVNFTVVPDETSNVPRVYSNFCSIQNSPFDFTLTFCEMLPISEREVQQAQTTHIVKAPVRARMVVPVQMIPGLIAALQENFRLYQDSFAPPKGPLH, via the coding sequence ATGGAGAACGAGAAGAAATCCGTCAATTTCACGGTCGTGCCCGACGAGACCTCGAACGTCCCCCGCGTCTATAGCAACTTCTGCTCGATCCAGAACTCGCCCTTCGACTTCACCCTGACCTTCTGCGAGATGCTGCCCATCAGCGAGCGCGAGGTCCAGCAAGCCCAGACGACCCACATCGTGAAAGCGCCCGTCCGGGCCCGCATGGTCGTACCCGTGCAGATGATCCCCGGCCTCATCGCCGCCCTCCAGGAGAACTTCCGCCTCTACCAAGACTCCTTCGCCCCCCCCAAAGGCCCCCTGCACTGA
- the lexA gene encoding transcriptional repressor LexA: protein MHLTRRQKEILDFLTRHIDRKGYAPTIEEIGDHFGLSSLATVHKHLTNLQGKGLIKRAWNRSRALELVPTEVVVRAVELPLLGRVAAGTPIEAIESTETIYVPEDMLGRGETYVLQVKGDSMIDEQIRDGDYVIVENRKVARDGEMVIALLEGENVTLKKLYREADGRVRLQPANARMRPILVDEGDLRVQGVVIGVLRKY, encoded by the coding sequence GTGCATCTGACCCGGCGCCAGAAAGAGATCCTGGACTTTCTCACCCGGCACATCGACCGCAAAGGCTACGCTCCCACCATCGAAGAGATCGGTGATCACTTCGGGCTCAGTTCCCTGGCCACCGTCCACAAGCACCTCACCAACCTGCAGGGGAAGGGCCTCATCAAGCGGGCCTGGAACCGAAGCCGGGCCCTCGAGCTGGTCCCCACCGAGGTCGTGGTCCGCGCCGTGGAACTGCCCCTGCTGGGAAGGGTCGCGGCCGGGACCCCCATAGAGGCCATTGAGTCCACCGAGACCATCTACGTACCCGAGGACATGCTGGGACGGGGGGAGACCTACGTCCTCCAGGTCAAGGGAGACTCGATGATCGACGAGCAGATCCGGGACGGCGACTACGTCATCGTCGAGAACCGGAAGGTCGCTCGCGACGGAGAGATGGTGATCGCCCTCCTGGAGGGCGAGAACGTTACCCTGAAGAAGCTCTATCGCGAAGCAGATGGGCGTGTGCGGCTTCAGCCCGCCAACGCCCGGATGAGGCCAATTCTCGTGGACGAGGGCGACCTCCGGGTCCAGGGGGTCGTCATCGGCGTGCTCCGCAAGTACTAG
- a CDS encoding periplasmic heavy metal sensor → MKRHLLLAMGVLAAGGAALAALPDPDPAAAGPDMARMQQQAGLTDAQVTQLKKLWGDQRKLAIRRRADMAIARMEMEELLDVPSIDEKALNAKVKELSDLQAATLRSRVDAQLALRKVVTPDQHQKLRNLLREQRWRGREGPPQRGERRPGPGGAGGGDRERDDEGADTPGAPR, encoded by the coding sequence ATGAAAAGGCACCTCTTGTTGGCGATGGGCGTGCTCGCCGCGGGCGGAGCGGCTTTGGCCGCCCTCCCGGATCCCGATCCCGCGGCGGCGGGCCCGGATATGGCGCGGATGCAACAGCAGGCGGGGCTCACGGATGCCCAGGTCACCCAGCTTAAGAAACTCTGGGGCGACCAGCGAAAACTGGCCATCCGACGGCGGGCTGACATGGCGATCGCCCGTATGGAGATGGAGGAGCTGCTCGATGTCCCCTCTATCGACGAGAAGGCCCTGAACGCCAAGGTGAAAGAGCTGAGCGACTTGCAGGCGGCGACCCTGCGCTCGCGGGTGGATGCCCAGCTGGCCCTCCGGAAGGTCGTCACCCCCGACCAGCACCAAAAACTCCGAAATCTGCTCCGCGAGCAGCGGTGGCGCGGACGGGAAGGTCCTCCGCAGCGGGGCGAGCGCCGGCCCGGGCCGGGTGGGGCGGGCGGGGGAGACCGTGAGAGGGATGACGAGGGGGCGGACACGCCGGGGGCGCCTCGTTGA